The Bacillus sp. FJAT-27916 genomic interval CTGAAAAATCGTCTGTCAGCACAGGAATGAAATGGCGTTCAAGCACCTCTGTCCTTAATCTTTTAAAATATTGTTCAGCTCTTACCTCGGCTAATTGATAGCTTGAATGAGTCTCTTTCATCATAACAACTTCCTTCATAATCAAATCAAGGCTTTTTCAATCTAGATTGGCTGTTCTGATTGCCGTTATTCTTATCATAACGGCAGAATACATCAGGAAGAAGTCAGCCGCCATTCATTGGTTAAAAACTTCCTTAATTAAGCGGTCAAGCTCCTTCCACGCCGAGTAGCCTTCAAGCTCTTTTAAAGAATCACAGACGGAACGGTAATACCATGCATGCATTTGCGGATCCTTTACATTGAAGCGTTCCCACAGTTGATTCCCAATCTGTTCATAGTCCCGCTTGATTGAACGTATATTAGATAATTTATCGCCCAGTGTAATCATTTTTGTTTCCACACTTGCATCCTGCAAATGATGGATTGTCTCTTCCTTTCTCGTTTTCCATGTATCTCCCTTTGGCTTTCCATGATATTTGTTTTCTGTCTCGCTTTCAACAAGCCGGGCCACATCAACGCCAAATTGCTCCTCAATATCGGATACCGTGCAGCTAGTGTCCTCTAGAACATCATGGAGATAGGCAGCGGCAATAATTTTCTTATTATCAGTTAACGTCCGTACAATATCCGCTGTTTCCTCCAGATGCGTCATATAGGGAATGTTTGTCCCCTTTCGATAAGTCCCTGCATGAGCCTTTTCAGCAAATTGACAAGCTCGAACATCTATATCTTGTATGGATTCTTTCATGCCAAACACCCTCTCTCCTCTTCATAGAAAAAGCCCTCATTCAGAAAACATCGTTTCTTGAATCCAAGGGCTTCACCTTTACACCATTATTCCCTCAATCATCAATCTTCGCAACTAGTCTTCCTTTGACTTCATGTCGCTCAAGACGTTTCAAGCCCTCAGGAATCT includes:
- a CDS encoding HD domain-containing protein, producing the protein MKESIQDIDVRACQFAEKAHAGTYRKGTNIPYMTHLEETADIVRTLTDNKKIIAAAYLHDVLEDTSCTVSDIEEQFGVDVARLVESETENKYHGKPKGDTWKTRKEETIHHLQDASVETKMITLGDKLSNIRSIKRDYEQIGNQLWERFNVKDPQMHAWYYRSVCDSLKELEGYSAWKELDRLIKEVFNQ